A genomic segment from Lignipirellula cremea encodes:
- a CDS encoding alpha/beta hydrolase family protein — translation MHHSRRVFLTGLAASAAFGSRLGAGERRSSREVSWLDEVQRPPQKLPDATVELPPLLVDADGEPIKTREAWMKRRGEIRRRWEAFLHPLSLERPQPKLVVLEEDYPVGCVRQRVRYESEPGLPVEGYLLRPAKLERPAPGVVALHPTTTRTIRLTAGVEGDPVHAHALKLAQRGMVTFCPRCFLWQGEGDYLEQVRKFKVRHPQSLGMAKMLWDAMRGVDLLTSLDEVDSQRLGAVGHSLGAKEALYLAAFDERIKATVSSEGGIGTQFSNWEAPWYLGDAIKTGKFTREHHELLALVAPRAFLLIGGDRADGDRSWPFIEAALSVYRMFDDQPARLGLFNHHQGHSIPPVAEERMYEWLTTYL, via the coding sequence ATGCATCATTCACGACGAGTATTTTTGACGGGCCTGGCTGCGTCCGCTGCCTTCGGATCGAGACTGGGGGCGGGCGAACGTCGATCGTCCCGTGAAGTCTCCTGGCTTGACGAAGTGCAGCGACCGCCGCAAAAACTTCCCGACGCGACCGTCGAGTTACCGCCGCTGTTGGTCGATGCCGACGGTGAACCGATCAAAACGCGGGAGGCCTGGATGAAGCGTCGCGGGGAGATTCGTCGCCGCTGGGAAGCCTTTCTGCATCCACTGTCCCTGGAGCGTCCCCAGCCAAAACTGGTGGTGCTGGAAGAAGACTATCCCGTCGGTTGTGTTCGCCAACGGGTGCGTTACGAAAGCGAGCCAGGCCTGCCGGTGGAAGGTTACTTGCTGCGTCCCGCAAAGCTGGAGCGTCCGGCGCCGGGGGTCGTGGCGTTGCACCCCACGACCACGCGGACCATTCGTCTGACCGCAGGCGTCGAAGGCGACCCCGTCCATGCGCACGCGCTGAAGCTGGCGCAGCGAGGCATGGTAACATTCTGCCCGCGGTGTTTTCTGTGGCAAGGGGAAGGCGATTATCTCGAACAGGTGCGGAAGTTCAAAGTCCGACATCCGCAATCGCTGGGAATGGCCAAAATGTTGTGGGATGCGATGCGCGGGGTCGACCTTCTGACAAGCCTGGACGAAGTCGACTCCCAGCGATTGGGCGCCGTGGGACATTCCCTGGGCGCCAAGGAGGCCCTCTACCTGGCGGCGTTTGACGAGCGGATCAAGGCGACCGTATCAAGCGAAGGCGGCATCGGCACGCAATTTTCCAACTGGGAGGCGCCATGGTACCTGGGAGACGCAATCAAGACCGGCAAGTTCACTCGCGAGCATCACGAACTGCTGGCGCTGGTCGCCCCGCGCGCGTTCCTGCTGATCGGCGGCGACAGGGCCGACGGCGATCGTAGCTGGCCGTTTATCGAAGCGGCGCTATCTGTCTATCGCATGTTCGACGACCAGCCGGCCCGCCTCGGCCTGTTCAACCATCACCAAGGCCATTCGATTCCGCCCGTTGCGGAAGAGCGAATGTACGAGTGGCTGACGACGTATCTCTAG
- a CDS encoding WD40 repeat domain-containing protein — translation MQINKPVQQWQLLFEGDWTTSVAFLGDSRRLAAGNKSGQIFVWDLPESAETDNQEKSETSEPPNFAPVRRLDGHTNGITHLCAAPDGKTLISASLDHTLRIWDVDAPASGSETVVIDQQDRERRARTKPTEEKEAILNAPGASVETVAAKHILNGHDGWIFSLGVSADGKRLISGDDTGLSIVWDLATQKEISRWSGYPHTWVRSAALSPDGKTAFTCDFGGKRDNFDVPAAQARLWNCEDGSLKLDLLKVWTPSVKDESRTDTYTYLTVWIKLLGRGLVCAAFSPDGKFLAVGQGGEGHGKILFVDVESGQILQTVTGHSQGACDVTFSADGKYVLSSGRDTTVRIWQFADGKEVAALTKPLGAKYKDWMHGLAISPDQQTVAAADIAGAVHLWRLQS, via the coding sequence ATGCAAATCAACAAACCCGTCCAGCAATGGCAATTATTGTTCGAAGGCGATTGGACCACCTCGGTTGCTTTCCTTGGCGACAGTCGCCGCCTTGCCGCTGGAAACAAGTCAGGTCAAATTTTTGTCTGGGACTTGCCGGAGTCGGCCGAGACCGACAACCAGGAAAAGTCGGAGACCAGCGAGCCGCCGAATTTCGCGCCCGTCCGTCGACTCGATGGTCACACCAACGGCATCACGCATTTATGCGCTGCTCCCGACGGCAAGACGCTCATCTCCGCCAGCCTGGATCACACCCTGCGCATCTGGGATGTCGATGCCCCGGCCAGCGGCAGCGAAACGGTTGTGATCGACCAGCAGGATCGCGAACGCAGGGCGCGTACCAAACCGACGGAAGAGAAAGAAGCAATCCTCAATGCGCCCGGCGCTTCGGTCGAAACCGTGGCGGCGAAGCACATCCTCAACGGGCACGATGGCTGGATCTTCAGTCTTGGCGTCAGCGCCGATGGCAAACGGCTGATCTCTGGCGATGATACGGGCCTTTCCATCGTCTGGGACCTGGCCACGCAGAAAGAGATTTCTCGCTGGTCCGGCTATCCGCACACCTGGGTCCGCTCGGCTGCCCTGTCGCCCGATGGCAAGACCGCGTTTACTTGCGACTTTGGCGGCAAACGCGACAATTTCGATGTCCCGGCGGCTCAGGCAAGGTTATGGAACTGTGAGGATGGATCGTTAAAGCTCGACCTCCTGAAGGTTTGGACGCCCAGCGTCAAAGACGAATCGCGCACCGATACGTATACCTATCTGACCGTCTGGATCAAACTGCTCGGACGCGGCCTTGTCTGTGCAGCGTTCTCTCCCGATGGCAAGTTTCTCGCCGTCGGCCAGGGCGGCGAAGGACACGGCAAAATTCTCTTTGTCGACGTCGAAAGCGGCCAGATCTTGCAAACCGTCACCGGTCACAGCCAAGGCGCCTGCGACGTGACCTTCTCCGCTGACGGCAAGTACGTTCTTTCCAGCGGACGCGACACGACGGTCCGCATTTGGCAATTCGCCGATGGCAAAGAAGTCGCCGCCCTCACCAAGCCCCTTGGCGCCAAGTACAAAGACTGGATGCACGGCCTCGCCATCTCTCCCGATCAACAAACCGTCGCCGCCGCCGACATCGCCGGCGCCGTCCACCTCTGGCGCCTGCAGTCGTAG
- a CDS encoding DUF1501 domain-containing protein: protein MKSFCTPQDHVSRRALLKGVLTTAAGGAVMNWGGLFNSDAMADEVKKKGKHCILIWLQGGCSQFETFDMKVGRPHGGPFREISTNVAGARVCELMPKISQKMDKLTVIRSMRTSQVDHGGGTYSMHTGWTQTPAVRYPELGAIVAKYCGNTDSDLPNFVNLASGGGGGAGILGPQYQSFALDRDGNLPQFSANRFPAEQELRRHHLRNFVEEQFSQDRTAEPLRVHQEAYDQARRLNNVRDTFALDAEWEKNRDTYGDSQIGRRMMTAARLVEAGVAFVEVRHTDYDFHGDNFEGHKAHVPPMEHAWAALITDLEDRGLLDDTLIVWMGEIGRTPKINNRCGRDHYVRSWTTALAGCGVKGGLVYGASDKDGVDVIEDKVTEGDLFATIYTALGIDPTTENFAGVRPIPLAQFGHRVVKDILL, encoded by the coding sequence ATGAAGTCTTTCTGCACTCCCCAGGACCATGTCAGCCGTCGAGCTCTCCTCAAGGGAGTTTTGACGACCGCCGCCGGGGGCGCCGTGATGAACTGGGGCGGGTTGTTCAACTCCGACGCCATGGCGGATGAAGTCAAAAAGAAGGGCAAACACTGCATTCTGATTTGGCTCCAAGGCGGCTGCAGCCAGTTCGAAACGTTTGATATGAAAGTCGGCCGTCCCCATGGCGGGCCCTTTCGAGAAATCTCGACCAATGTCGCCGGCGCGCGCGTTTGCGAACTGATGCCGAAAATCTCGCAAAAGATGGATAAGCTGACCGTCATTCGCTCCATGCGGACCTCGCAGGTCGACCATGGCGGCGGCACTTACTCGATGCACACGGGTTGGACCCAGACGCCCGCCGTGCGTTACCCGGAACTGGGCGCGATTGTCGCCAAGTACTGCGGCAATACCGACTCCGACTTGCCAAACTTCGTCAATCTGGCGTCCGGCGGCGGCGGTGGTGCTGGCATCCTGGGACCGCAGTACCAGTCCTTTGCCCTCGACCGCGATGGCAACTTGCCGCAATTCTCCGCCAACAGGTTTCCTGCAGAACAGGAGCTGCGCCGCCATCATCTGCGAAATTTTGTCGAAGAACAATTCTCACAGGATCGCACCGCCGAACCCCTCCGTGTGCACCAGGAAGCGTATGACCAGGCGCGGCGATTGAACAACGTCCGCGACACCTTCGCGCTCGACGCAGAGTGGGAAAAAAACCGCGACACGTACGGCGACTCGCAGATCGGTCGCCGCATGATGACCGCCGCGCGGCTGGTCGAGGCCGGCGTCGCTTTTGTGGAGGTCCGACACACCGACTACGACTTCCATGGCGACAACTTCGAAGGGCACAAAGCGCACGTCCCCCCCATGGAACATGCCTGGGCGGCCTTGATTACCGACCTGGAAGACCGCGGGCTGCTTGATGACACCCTTATCGTCTGGATGGGCGAGATTGGCCGCACGCCCAAGATCAACAACCGCTGCGGGCGGGATCATTACGTCCGCAGTTGGACCACAGCGCTGGCCGGTTGCGGCGTCAAAGGCGGGCTCGTCTACGGCGCCTCGGACAAGGACGGCGTCGACGTGATCGAAGACAAAGTGACTGAGGGCGATCTCTTCGCGACCATCTATACCGCGCTAGGAATCGATCCCACAACCGAGAACTTCGCCGGTGTCCGACCCATTCCGCTGGCCCAATTCGGGCATCGCGTCGTGAAAGACATCCTGCTGTAA
- a CDS encoding N-acyl-D-amino-acid deacylase family protein, whose translation MKFPALLKMACSVFAIGFALGASQMLAEEPIDADVLLVGGLIYDGSDGEPTVGDVALRDDRIVAVGTFARGKIGLKIDCSGLAVAPGFIDLHNHSDKPILAAETRGNVNYLMQGCTTVVTGNCGFGPVHAAAYYDQIDDDGAGTNVAHLLPHGSLRKEAMGSDQRAPTADELDRLRKLTEAAMRDGVWGMSTGLVYTPGSYAETEEVIELAKIVGRHGGIYASHMRGESAGRLLSSVEELLKIGRRGGLPVHVSHFKAVGEEAWGGLIRQAAALIEDARDAGQVVTADQYPYIAGSGSAHRFIPDWARQGGDKAIDARLADSADRKRIRESIGAKIRQRDDGRRYLISRARHPDWVGQTIAQVALSEQLDPIDVAIDLARHGGRTVVFHIDEGDVRYVMQFPWVATASDGSAMIPGADKPHPRNYGTFPRKLGYYAAREKVLPLGQAVRSCTGLPAEILGLTDRGVLRPGYAADVVVFSSQEILDRATYEDPHRYGAGVHYVFVNGTAAVFQGTPTGALAGKALRHPSKRDTETAPR comes from the coding sequence GTGAAATTTCCTGCTTTGTTGAAAATGGCGTGCTCGGTCTTTGCTATTGGCTTCGCCCTGGGCGCTTCCCAGATGCTCGCTGAGGAGCCGATCGACGCCGATGTGCTGTTGGTCGGCGGCCTCATCTACGACGGGAGCGATGGGGAGCCGACTGTCGGCGATGTGGCGCTGCGCGACGATCGCATCGTGGCGGTGGGAACGTTTGCCAGGGGAAAGATTGGGCTCAAGATCGACTGCAGCGGACTAGCGGTGGCGCCTGGCTTCATCGACCTGCATAACCATAGCGACAAACCGATTCTGGCGGCTGAAACTCGCGGCAATGTGAACTACCTGATGCAAGGCTGCACGACGGTGGTCACCGGAAACTGTGGTTTTGGCCCGGTGCATGCGGCCGCCTATTACGACCAGATCGACGACGACGGCGCGGGCACGAACGTGGCCCATTTGCTGCCGCACGGCTCGCTGCGGAAGGAAGCGATGGGAAGCGACCAGCGCGCGCCGACCGCCGACGAGCTCGACCGGCTGCGCAAGCTTACGGAGGCCGCCATGCGCGACGGCGTTTGGGGAATGTCGACCGGGCTGGTGTATACGCCCGGCTCTTACGCCGAGACCGAAGAGGTGATCGAACTGGCGAAGATCGTCGGTCGTCACGGCGGAATCTATGCCAGCCATATGCGTGGCGAGAGCGCCGGTCGGTTGTTGAGTTCCGTCGAAGAACTGCTCAAGATCGGCCGTCGCGGTGGGCTGCCCGTGCACGTATCGCACTTCAAAGCCGTGGGGGAAGAGGCCTGGGGCGGGTTGATCCGTCAGGCGGCCGCCCTGATCGAGGACGCCCGCGACGCGGGCCAGGTTGTCACGGCCGATCAGTATCCGTACATCGCCGGCAGCGGCTCGGCCCATCGTTTTATTCCTGACTGGGCGCGGCAAGGCGGCGACAAAGCAATCGACGCTCGCCTGGCCGACTCGGCCGACCGGAAGCGGATTCGTGAGTCGATCGGCGCCAAGATCCGGCAACGCGACGACGGCCGGCGGTATTTGATCTCCCGCGCCCGTCACCCGGATTGGGTCGGACAGACCATCGCCCAGGTCGCCTTGTCGGAGCAACTGGATCCGATCGACGTGGCGATCGATCTCGCGCGGCATGGCGGCCGCACCGTAGTCTTTCATATTGACGAAGGCGACGTTCGCTACGTGATGCAATTCCCCTGGGTCGCGACGGCTTCGGACGGATCGGCCATGATTCCCGGCGCCGACAAGCCGCATCCTCGCAACTACGGAACTTTCCCACGGAAGCTGGGATACTACGCCGCGCGAGAGAAAGTCCTGCCGCTGGGTCAGGCCGTGCGCAGCTGCACAGGCCTGCCTGCCGAGATCCTCGGTCTGACGGATCGCGGTGTCTTGCGGCCGGGCTATGCGGCCGATGTCGTGGTCTTCTCGTCACAAGAGATTCTTGATCGAGCGACGTACGAAGATCCGCACCGTTATGGTGCTGGCGTCCACTATGTTTTCGTCAACGGAACTGCGGCCGTCTTCCAGGGAACGCCGACCGGCGCACTGGCGGGAAAGGCTTTGCGACATCCTTCCAAGCGCGACACGGAGACGGCTCCCCGCTGA
- a CDS encoding DUF1501 domain-containing protein, producing the protein MNANSGCQQYRRYARRDFLRIGGAGLFGMSLVDLIRAAEPRGAESTPRAKQMILVWLNGGPPHQDMFDMKPDTPPPFGSELKPIKTNVPGMEFCELMPQLARIADKFSILRSVGIGAEKWEHSGGLYWLTGNPRTNDSGVKNPMYGNVIAKVKPAPRGLPTYVSFGPYKDSGDLQTHYLGPAYDPLQFAPGDPKDQIARMLTPPAELSIQQLDDRESLLRSLDGQLRTLDRSQPLIEGLDKFQRGAFDLLRSPALRKVLDPQQLDPRDVERYGKSKDGSMMLAARQLVEAGVPFVYVPFSPGWDFHGSVTKSCEKKLPALDAALASLLQDLDDRGLLDTTIVTVLGEMGRGPIWKDPAYSGPPGRNHWSTTQFVLVAGGGFQSGMVLGKTDARAQYVTHDWYSPVSYGRTLYHLLGIDPDRELYTTEGRPVKIIMEDAPLIYEALA; encoded by the coding sequence ATGAACGCCAACTCAGGGTGTCAGCAATATCGCCGCTATGCGCGGCGCGATTTTCTGCGGATCGGCGGGGCGGGTCTGTTCGGCATGTCGCTGGTCGACCTGATTCGTGCGGCCGAACCGCGCGGCGCCGAATCAACCCCCAGGGCGAAGCAGATGATCCTGGTCTGGCTCAACGGCGGACCGCCGCATCAGGATATGTTCGACATGAAGCCGGACACGCCGCCGCCCTTTGGCAGCGAGTTAAAGCCGATCAAAACGAACGTACCTGGCATGGAGTTCTGCGAATTGATGCCGCAGCTGGCCAGAATCGCCGACAAGTTCTCGATCCTTCGCAGCGTCGGCATCGGAGCAGAAAAGTGGGAGCACTCAGGCGGCCTCTACTGGCTGACGGGCAATCCCCGCACCAACGACAGCGGCGTCAAGAATCCGATGTACGGCAACGTGATCGCAAAGGTCAAGCCGGCGCCGCGTGGGTTGCCCACCTATGTATCGTTCGGTCCCTATAAAGATTCCGGCGACCTGCAGACGCATTATCTCGGCCCCGCCTACGATCCGCTCCAGTTCGCGCCGGGCGACCCCAAAGATCAGATCGCCCGGATGCTCACTCCGCCTGCGGAGCTCAGCATTCAGCAACTGGACGATCGCGAGTCCTTGCTGCGAAGTCTTGACGGGCAACTGCGAACGCTGGATCGATCGCAGCCGTTGATCGAGGGCCTCGACAAATTTCAGCGAGGCGCCTTTGACCTGCTCCGCTCGCCGGCCCTTCGCAAGGTGCTCGATCCCCAGCAGCTGGATCCGCGCGATGTGGAGCGGTACGGCAAGAGCAAGGACGGGTCGATGATGCTGGCGGCCCGGCAACTGGTCGAGGCCGGCGTGCCGTTTGTCTATGTACCCTTCTCACCCGGTTGGGATTTTCACGGCTCGGTGACGAAGTCCTGCGAGAAGAAACTGCCGGCGCTCGACGCGGCGCTGGCCAGTTTGCTGCAGGATCTCGACGATCGCGGTCTGCTGGACACCACGATCGTCACCGTGCTGGGCGAGATGGGCCGCGGACCGATCTGGAAGGACCCCGCTTACAGCGGCCCGCCTGGCCGGAATCACTGGTCGACCACGCAGTTCGTGCTGGTCGCCGGTGGCGGCTTCCAAAGCGGCATGGTGCTGGGCAAGACCGACGCTCGAGCGCAGTACGTGACACACGACTGGTACTCGCCGGTCAGTTACGGCCGCACGCTCTATCACCTGCTAGGGATCGATCCCGACCGGGAACTTTATACGACCGAAGGCAGGCCGGTGAAGATCATTATGGAAGACGCGCCCTTGATCTACGAAGCCTTGGCGTAG
- a CDS encoding DUF2177 family protein, with protein MFYVKLYFSMLVCFLAVDLLWLGVIARGFYQKQLEFLLRPTPNWPVAILFYLIYITGILVFVVSPALQSESWRKALLLGAFFGFVTYATYDLTNHATVKNWPWLITVADLCWGTILCSTVATCGYFAGRWFSS; from the coding sequence ATGTTTTACGTTAAACTTTACTTCTCGATGTTGGTCTGCTTCCTGGCCGTCGATCTGCTTTGGCTGGGCGTGATTGCTCGCGGCTTCTATCAGAAGCAGTTGGAGTTCCTGCTTCGCCCGACTCCGAACTGGCCGGTTGCGATCCTCTTCTACCTGATTTACATCACCGGCATTCTGGTGTTCGTTGTCAGTCCCGCCTTGCAGTCGGAGTCCTGGCGAAAGGCCCTGCTGCTGGGTGCGTTCTTTGGTTTTGTGACGTACGCAACGTACGATTTGACCAATCATGCGACCGTGAAAAACTGGCCCTGGCTCATTACCGTGGCGGATCTCTGCTGGGGCACAATCTTGTGTTCGACCGTTGCGACATGCGGTTATTTCGCCGGCAGATGGTTCAGTTCGTAG
- a CDS encoding fasciclin domain-containing protein — protein MFRKLMFGAAAMSALLMTQAAARTQAAEAKDIVTTAVNAGSFKTLATALKAAGLVETLQGKGPFTVFAPSDAAFASLPAGTVEKLLQPENKQQLVAVLAYHVVPGKVMAADVTQLTGAATVNGQRIDIKVDGSTVFVDQAKVVAADIACSNGVIHVIDQVILPSSDDLPTTALNAGKFGTLLAAAKAAGLVSVLSGDEPLTVFAPTDAAFEKLPDGVLESLLLPKNKDKLAAVLKYHVVAGRVYSNQVLDQKELKTVQGGVLTVSVKNGVATINGAGLAATDIDASNGVIHVIDSVLLPAAPDQGANIAPAKTQHVSRICPTTGRVVSYRVLPTRGR, from the coding sequence ATGTTTCGCAAATTGATGTTCGGAGCGGCCGCTATGTCGGCCTTGTTGATGACCCAGGCAGCGGCCCGCACTCAGGCAGCTGAAGCGAAGGATATCGTCACGACAGCCGTGAACGCCGGTTCCTTCAAGACACTGGCGACCGCCCTGAAGGCGGCCGGTCTGGTCGAAACGCTGCAAGGGAAAGGTCCCTTCACCGTGTTCGCTCCCTCGGACGCCGCCTTCGCCAGTCTGCCAGCGGGAACGGTCGAAAAGCTGCTCCAACCGGAGAACAAACAACAGCTGGTCGCGGTGCTTGCCTATCATGTTGTCCCTGGCAAAGTGATGGCTGCCGACGTGACGCAGCTGACCGGCGCTGCGACGGTCAATGGTCAAAGGATTGATATCAAGGTTGACGGCTCGACGGTTTTCGTCGATCAGGCCAAAGTCGTCGCCGCTGACATCGCCTGTTCCAACGGCGTCATCCATGTGATCGATCAGGTAATCCTGCCGTCGAGTGATGACCTTCCGACCACCGCTCTCAACGCCGGGAAATTTGGAACCCTGCTGGCCGCCGCCAAAGCTGCGGGTCTGGTTTCCGTATTGTCCGGGGATGAGCCGCTGACCGTGTTCGCTCCCACGGATGCGGCTTTCGAGAAGCTTCCTGACGGCGTCCTGGAGAGTTTGCTGCTGCCGAAAAACAAAGACAAGCTGGCCGCTGTCCTGAAGTATCATGTGGTTGCCGGACGCGTCTACTCGAATCAGGTCCTGGACCAGAAGGAATTGAAAACGGTTCAAGGCGGCGTGCTGACGGTGTCCGTGAAAAACGGCGTTGCGACGATTAATGGAGCGGGACTGGCGGCCACGGATATCGACGCCAGTAATGGGGTGATTCATGTCATCGACAGCGTGCTGTTGCCTGCCGCCCCTGACCAGGGGGCGAACATCGCTCCTGCGAAAACACAGCATGTCTCGCGTATCTGCCCCACAACGGGGCGCGTCGTGAGCTACCGCGTGCTGCCGACTCGCGGCCGTTAA
- a CDS encoding DUF1549 and DUF1553 domain-containing protein, with amino-acid sequence MTIRPLLLAFVIVCLSQSVSPAADKIRTTIDQQIEAAWKENKVTPAPLASDSEFLRRVYLDLVGKTPSYEETLAFLDSTEADKREKLVEQLLADPRFGIHQSDLWDMVYFGRNPPGYGTSKRDEFKSWLSDQFNQNVSYRKWAGDILRAEGSTLEPGTPMYFVQYKNAPEDATQAITQQFLGVQLQCARCHDHPFEKWSQLDFYGIAAFLARLEVVDVGEKKLTSFAVGEKNLGDVLFTGPAAEQEVGQKGEPVTPTFLGGEVLNEPELPKDVKDPRLFPAGKMPPKPHFSRRDQLAEWITSPDNPFFARAVANRIWGQFMGKGIVDPVDNLSDNNPASHPELLDALAKSLVEHDFDLKWLIREIVNSKPYQLASSGPVEEAKPAWYERARYRPLSAEELVESWVEATDYEKVLAASGKEPKSRFDLGGPWVYMIKYFGEPNDGVDHFQGGIHEHFYMNNGELHQLISEGQGSLYATLSQSEEPWEKRIEKMYLSVLSRRPTPAETRRFAEHLQADDEPRERLKEAIWALLTCSEFRFNH; translated from the coding sequence ATGACCATACGACCCCTTCTGCTTGCCTTCGTGATTGTCTGCCTGAGCCAGTCCGTGTCGCCCGCGGCAGACAAGATACGCACGACGATCGATCAGCAGATCGAAGCGGCGTGGAAAGAGAACAAGGTAACGCCGGCGCCGTTAGCGTCCGATTCCGAGTTCCTGCGGCGCGTTTATCTCGACCTCGTCGGCAAGACTCCCTCCTACGAAGAGACGCTCGCGTTTCTGGATAGTACGGAGGCGGACAAACGGGAGAAGCTGGTCGAACAATTACTGGCCGATCCAAGATTTGGCATTCACCAGTCCGATCTCTGGGACATGGTCTACTTCGGCCGCAATCCGCCCGGATATGGGACCAGCAAACGCGACGAGTTCAAGAGCTGGCTGAGCGATCAATTCAATCAGAACGTGTCGTATCGAAAATGGGCCGGCGATATTCTCCGGGCGGAAGGCAGCACGCTGGAGCCCGGCACGCCGATGTACTTTGTGCAATACAAGAATGCCCCCGAGGACGCAACGCAGGCGATCACGCAACAGTTCCTGGGGGTTCAGCTGCAATGCGCCCGCTGTCACGACCACCCCTTTGAGAAGTGGTCGCAGTTGGATTTCTATGGCATTGCCGCCTTCCTCGCGCGGCTGGAAGTGGTAGACGTGGGGGAGAAGAAGTTGACGAGCTTCGCCGTTGGCGAAAAGAACCTGGGCGATGTGCTGTTCACAGGTCCCGCGGCCGAGCAAGAAGTGGGACAGAAGGGCGAGCCAGTGACTCCCACCTTCTTAGGCGGTGAGGTGCTGAACGAGCCGGAGTTACCCAAGGACGTCAAAGATCCCCGCCTGTTCCCCGCTGGCAAGATGCCTCCGAAACCCCATTTCTCGCGTAGAGACCAATTGGCCGAGTGGATCACCAGTCCCGATAATCCGTTCTTTGCCCGCGCCGTCGCCAACCGCATCTGGGGCCAGTTCATGGGCAAGGGGATCGTCGATCCCGTGGACAACTTAAGCGACAATAATCCGGCCAGCCATCCCGAGCTGCTGGACGCGCTGGCGAAGTCGCTGGTGGAGCACGACTTTGACCTGAAATGGTTGATCCGCGAGATCGTCAACAGCAAGCCGTATCAACTTGCGTCCAGCGGACCCGTCGAAGAGGCCAAGCCGGCCTGGTACGAGCGGGCCAGGTATCGCCCTCTTTCGGCCGAGGAATTGGTCGAATCCTGGGTGGAAGCGACGGACTACGAGAAGGTGCTGGCCGCGAGCGGGAAAGAGCCGAAGAGCCGCTTTGACCTGGGGGGTCCCTGGGTGTACATGATCAAATACTTTGGCGAACCGAATGACGGAGTCGACCACTTCCAGGGCGGGATCCACGAGCACTTTTACATGAACAACGGAGAGTTGCATCAACTGATCTCCGAAGGGCAAGGCAGCCTGTACGCGACCCTTTCTCAATCCGAAGAGCCGTGGGAAAAGCGAATCGAAAAGATGTACCTCTCGGTTCTCTCACGCCGTCCCACCCCTGCCGAAACCAGGCGCTTCGCCGAGCACTTGCAAGCCGACGATGAGCCGCGCGAGCGTCTGAAAGAAGCCATCTGGGCGCTTTTGACCTGCAGCGAGTTTCGATTCAATCATTAG